In a single window of the Danio aesculapii chromosome 20, fDanAes4.1, whole genome shotgun sequence genome:
- the nme6 gene encoding nucleoside diphosphate kinase 6 isoform X3, whose translation MRCVKALQLTLAVIKPDAVAHPLILEALHQKILENFIIIRKKDLIWRKADSEMFYAEHTGRFFFQRLVEFMSSGPMRAYILAREDAITHWRMMMGPTKVFRARFSSPETLRGQYGLTDTRNTTHGSEFSADEWMIREEPRFRLGLTEYNEESQIHTVKHT comes from the exons ATGCGGTGTGTGAAGGCGCTTCAGCTCACCCTTGCGGTCATCAAACCAGATGCTGTGGCTCATCCACTCATACTGGAG GCTCTTCATCAGAAGATTCTGGAAAACTTCATTATAATTAGAAAGAAAGATCTGATATGGCGAAAAGCTGATTCGGAGATGTTTTATGCTGAACATACAg gacGTTTCTTCTTTCAAAGACTGGTTGAATTCATGTCGAG CGGCCCAATGAGAGCGTACATCTTAGCCAGGGAAGACGCTATCACTCACTGGAGGATGATGATGGGGCCGACTAAAGTTTTTAGAGCTCGTTTCAGTTCTCCAGAGACCCTTCGGGGCCAGTATGGACTGACTGACACCAGAAACACCACTCATGGATCAG AATTCAGCGCAGATGAGTGGATGATAAGGGAAGAGCCACGTTTTCGGTTGGGACTCACTGAATATAATGAAGAGAGCCAGATTCATACTGTCAAGCACACATGA
- the nme6 gene encoding nucleoside diphosphate kinase 6 isoform X1, which produces MRCVKALQLTLAVIKPDAVAHPLILEALHQKILENFIIIRKKDLIWRKADSEMFYAEHTGRFFFQRLVEFMSSGPMRAYILAREDAITHWRMMMGPTKVFRARFSSPETLRGQYGLTDTRNTTHGSDSIESAKREILFFFPEFSADEWMIREEPRFRLGLTEYNEESQIHTVKHT; this is translated from the exons ATGCGGTGTGTGAAGGCGCTTCAGCTCACCCTTGCGGTCATCAAACCAGATGCTGTGGCTCATCCACTCATACTGGAG GCTCTTCATCAGAAGATTCTGGAAAACTTCATTATAATTAGAAAGAAAGATCTGATATGGCGAAAAGCTGATTCGGAGATGTTTTATGCTGAACATACAg gacGTTTCTTCTTTCAAAGACTGGTTGAATTCATGTCGAG CGGCCCAATGAGAGCGTACATCTTAGCCAGGGAAGACGCTATCACTCACTGGAGGATGATGATGGGGCCGACTAAAGTTTTTAGAGCTCGTTTCAGTTCTCCAGAGACCCTTCGGGGCCAGTATGGACTGACTGACACCAGAAACACCACTCATGGATCAG ATTCCATTGAATCAGCCAAAAGagagattttgtttttcttcccaGAATTCAGCGCAGATGAGTGGATGATAAGGGAAGAGCCACGTTTTCGGTTGGGACTCACTGAATATAATGAAGAGAGCCAGATTCATACTGTCAAGCACACATGA
- the nme6 gene encoding nucleoside diphosphate kinase 6 isoform X2, with translation MSVDVKTGASKSEALHQKILENFIIIRKKDLIWRKADSEMFYAEHTGRFFFQRLVEFMSSGPMRAYILAREDAITHWRMMMGPTKVFRARFSSPETLRGQYGLTDTRNTTHGSDSIESAKREILFFFPEFSADEWMIREEPRFRLGLTEYNEESQIHTVKHT, from the exons GCTCTTCATCAGAAGATTCTGGAAAACTTCATTATAATTAGAAAGAAAGATCTGATATGGCGAAAAGCTGATTCGGAGATGTTTTATGCTGAACATACAg gacGTTTCTTCTTTCAAAGACTGGTTGAATTCATGTCGAG CGGCCCAATGAGAGCGTACATCTTAGCCAGGGAAGACGCTATCACTCACTGGAGGATGATGATGGGGCCGACTAAAGTTTTTAGAGCTCGTTTCAGTTCTCCAGAGACCCTTCGGGGCCAGTATGGACTGACTGACACCAGAAACACCACTCATGGATCAG ATTCCATTGAATCAGCCAAAAGagagattttgtttttcttcccaGAATTCAGCGCAGATGAGTGGATGATAAGGGAAGAGCCACGTTTTCGGTTGGGACTCACTGAATATAATGAAGAGAGCCAGATTCATACTGTCAAGCACACATGA